In Rhodospirillales bacterium, a single genomic region encodes these proteins:
- the pyrE gene encoding orotate phosphoribosyltransferase, translating into MAATSSPSDDGTARRHERLRLLLAAEALITGREMTLASGRTSTLYFNVKKPLFDPECAALIADEMLERLRGETFDCVGGMALGAVPIVAAVCARSFPNRPIRGFFVRKEVKEHGTQNVIEGYFEAGARVVLLEDVTTTGAATLRAAEAVRAAGGHVDRAITIIDRLEGARGNLAAHGIDLAALFTRDDFAEAAGA; encoded by the coding sequence GTGGCTGCGACATCATCACCATCGGACGACGGGACCGCTCGGCGGCACGAACGGTTGCGGCTGCTGCTCGCCGCCGAGGCGTTGATCACCGGGCGGGAGATGACCTTGGCGTCCGGGCGGACCAGCACCCTCTATTTCAACGTGAAGAAGCCCCTGTTCGACCCGGAATGCGCGGCGCTCATTGCGGACGAGATGCTGGAGAGGCTCCGCGGTGAAACCTTCGATTGTGTGGGCGGCATGGCGCTGGGCGCCGTCCCGATCGTTGCCGCGGTATGCGCCAGGAGCTTCCCCAACCGCCCGATCCGCGGGTTCTTCGTCCGCAAGGAGGTCAAGGAGCACGGCACCCAGAACGTGATTGAGGGTTACTTCGAGGCAGGGGCGCGGGTCGTGCTGTTGGAGGACGTCACGACCACCGGCGCAGCAACGTTGCGGGCGGCCGAGGCGGTCCGTGCGGCGGGCGGGCATGTCGACCGAGCCATCACCATCATCGACCGCCTGGAAGGCGCCCGCGGTAACCTCGCCGCCCACGGCATCGACCTCGCCGCCCTGTTCACCCGCGACGACTTCGCCGAGGCGGCAGGCGCCTAA
- a CDS encoding glutamate synthase subunit beta — MGKPTGFKEIPRHDRLYTAVEERIRHWHEFVIPLNEAELGRQGARCMDCGIPYCHEGCPVNNIIPDWNDLVYRQQWREALAVLHSTNNFPEFTGRICPAPCEASCTLNIFDEPVTIKTIECAIIDRGWQEGWVRPEIPAHRTGKRVAVVGSGPAGLACAQQLARAGHTVVVYEKQNKIGGLLRYGIPDFKMEKHHIDRRMAQMQAEGVEFRPNSHVGVNVKTETLLEEYDAMVLAGGAEQPRPLDVPGGSLPGVEFAMDFLTQQNARVAGIDVPEDRAILAADKHVIVIGGGDTGSDCVGTSVRQGARSVTQLEIMPRPPERENKQLSWPNWPLKLRTSTSHEEGCDRDWSVMTTRLSGTNQVEKLHLVRLEWIGNGNGGMKMSPVDGSEFAIDADLVLLAMGFIHPVHNGLLEQLGVELDGRGNVKADTEAEPGAYRSSLDKVFACGDMRRGQSLVVWAIREGRQCARSVDQFLMGASELPR, encoded by the coding sequence ATGGGCAAGCCGACCGGCTTCAAGGAAATCCCGCGCCACGACCGGCTCTACACCGCGGTCGAGGAGCGTATCCGCCACTGGCACGAATTCGTCATTCCGCTCAACGAAGCGGAACTGGGCCGCCAGGGCGCGCGCTGCATGGACTGCGGCATTCCCTACTGCCACGAGGGCTGCCCGGTCAACAACATCATCCCCGACTGGAACGACCTGGTCTACCGTCAGCAGTGGCGGGAGGCGCTGGCGGTGCTTCATTCGACCAACAACTTCCCCGAGTTCACCGGCCGCATCTGCCCGGCGCCCTGCGAGGCCTCCTGCACGCTCAACATCTTCGACGAGCCGGTGACCATCAAGACCATCGAGTGCGCAATCATCGATCGCGGCTGGCAGGAGGGCTGGGTGCGCCCGGAGATCCCGGCCCATCGCACCGGCAAACGCGTCGCCGTGGTCGGGTCGGGTCCGGCCGGCCTCGCTTGCGCCCAGCAGCTTGCCCGTGCCGGCCATACGGTGGTCGTGTACGAAAAGCAGAACAAGATCGGTGGGTTGCTGCGCTATGGCATCCCCGATTTCAAGATGGAGAAACACCACATCGACCGGCGCATGGCGCAGATGCAGGCGGAGGGCGTGGAGTTCCGCCCCAACAGTCATGTCGGCGTCAACGTCAAGACCGAGACGCTGCTGGAGGAGTACGACGCGATGGTTCTGGCCGGCGGGGCAGAACAGCCGCGGCCGTTGGACGTGCCCGGCGGTTCCCTTCCCGGGGTCGAATTCGCCATGGACTTCCTCACGCAGCAGAACGCCAGGGTCGCCGGCATCGACGTGCCGGAGGATCGGGCCATCCTCGCTGCCGACAAGCACGTCATCGTTATCGGCGGCGGCGACACGGGTTCCGACTGCGTCGGCACCTCTGTGCGCCAAGGCGCGCGCTCGGTGACCCAGCTCGAGATCATGCCGCGGCCGCCGGAGCGTGAGAACAAGCAACTGTCGTGGCCCAACTGGCCGCTGAAGCTGCGCACCTCCACTTCCCACGAGGAAGGGTGCGACCGGGACTGGTCAGTGATGACCACCCGCCTCAGCGGCACCAACCAGGTCGAGAAATTGCACCTCGTCCGGCTGGAATGGATCGGCAACGGCAACGGCGGCATGAAAATGAGCCCGGTCGACGGCAGCGAGTTCGCCATCGACGCCGATCTGGTGCTGCTCGCCATGGGCTTCATCCACCCGGTCCACAACGGGCTCCTGGAGCAACTTGGAGTCGAGTTGGACGGGCGCGGCAACGTCAAGGCCGACACCGAGGCGGAGCCGGGGGCGTATCGGAGCTCTCTGGACAAGGTGTTTGCCTGCGGCGACATGCGCCGCGGCCAATCCCTGGTGGTCTGGGCAATCCGTGAAGGCCGCCAGTGCGCCCGCTCGGTGGATCAGTTCCTGATGGGCGCCTCCGAGCTTCCCCGCTGA
- a CDS encoding PHB depolymerase family esterase — protein sequence MAKPLRRYEFSERLADILGLSRRDLRFRVTLLVSDGLVPPGPRGPGSPPATSRYAADLLIAAMAAPQQSYTVEAIRCYRELHCAGSATEDAAPRVTLGAPGTALGTHHRPGDQPDLRLLADRPSFGEAVIRLLDQARDGPARTALAMTVFGIWISRGFPVAAVQFVAGKAGRRGIVTQRFELPEGGRPPSWLDPSRGGTADPGLFHTVFLPIGKILQIGDLTSPDDERSPPMLDLGPALSHIAKLTRDGRNSGRWESFLATARAARAAAEKLDARSSRLVEVTNFGSNPGNLRMQTYLPETMADPAPLVVVLHGCTQTAASYDYGAGWTALADRYGFALLLPEQRRSNNPLRCFNWFRSEDIERDGGEPLSIRQMVDRMIADQGIDPSKVYVTGLSAGGAMTSVVLATHPDVFAGGAIVAGVPYRSANGLQEAFETIFQGKSRPAEEWGDLVRNASPHRGAWPKVSVWHGDADGTVKPVNAEEIIKQWTNVHGLRAVPTVETMIDGCPRRLWRNAEGHDLVEAVTVPGMAHGQAVSAGGPEACGNAAPFFPDMGVPSASHIARFWGLTDADPATRRPTRRPSAKPSADPAPQPAKPRADPVPVAAASTATAGAGAGEDAPLHAETNEPAATPQSAPPPTLDLQAILTRSFQGTSRREGAGPQADSAAHAAPFGGIDVQDIIAKSFEAAGLLKGERGVRRGRPSGAPLGIDIPGILATSFEAAGLLKGARSSAESQTRVAADAAAQPPQGPSGSGWEGRGWEALAGEGGPAGGGPLLFGHAVSGAGSEVGNRVRTVSCRMTLGDSPRLSYARRLDLNAAVNMFTKAAFTVLVDGIVVDEASAVGLDYAEPEWIEQAEVDLARFAGRTATVSFEVSARSNVYAEVSAKAWLRDIKVIDAVAAGGN from the coding sequence ATGGCGAAACCCCTCAGACGCTATGAGTTCAGCGAACGGCTCGCCGATATCCTCGGCCTCTCGCGCCGCGATCTTCGCTTCCGCGTGACTTTGCTGGTCTCGGACGGACTGGTGCCGCCGGGACCCCGCGGACCGGGCTCGCCGCCGGCGACATCGCGCTACGCCGCCGACCTCCTGATCGCGGCGATGGCGGCGCCGCAGCAATCCTACACCGTAGAGGCGATACGCTGTTATCGGGAGCTCCACTGCGCCGGATCGGCGACCGAGGACGCCGCGCCCCGCGTCACCCTGGGCGCACCCGGCACGGCCCTCGGCACACACCATCGCCCGGGCGATCAGCCCGACCTGCGGCTGCTCGCCGACCGCCCGAGTTTCGGCGAGGCCGTGATCCGCCTGCTCGACCAGGCAAGGGACGGGCCGGCGCGCACGGCGCTGGCCATGACCGTGTTCGGCATCTGGATCAGCCGCGGCTTCCCGGTCGCCGCCGTGCAGTTCGTGGCCGGCAAAGCCGGGCGCCGCGGCATCGTCACCCAGCGCTTCGAATTGCCCGAAGGCGGCCGTCCGCCCTCGTGGCTCGATCCCAGCCGGGGCGGAACCGCCGACCCGGGCCTGTTCCACACCGTCTTCCTGCCGATCGGCAAGATTCTGCAAATCGGCGACCTCACGAGCCCAGACGACGAAAGGAGTCCTCCGATGCTCGACCTCGGCCCCGCCCTCTCCCATATCGCCAAGCTCACCCGCGACGGGCGCAACAGCGGCCGCTGGGAGTCGTTTCTCGCCACGGCCCGAGCCGCGCGCGCCGCGGCGGAAAAGCTGGATGCCCGCTCCAGCCGCCTCGTCGAGGTGACCAATTTCGGCTCCAACCCCGGCAACCTCCGAATGCAGACCTACCTGCCGGAGACTATGGCAGACCCGGCGCCGCTGGTTGTCGTCCTGCACGGGTGCACCCAGACCGCCGCCTCCTACGACTACGGCGCCGGATGGACGGCATTGGCCGACCGCTACGGCTTCGCGCTCCTGTTGCCGGAACAGCGCCGCAGCAACAATCCGCTCCGCTGTTTCAATTGGTTCCGCAGCGAAGATATCGAGCGGGACGGCGGCGAGCCGCTGTCGATCCGCCAGATGGTCGACCGCATGATCGCCGACCAGGGCATCGACCCCTCCAAGGTCTACGTCACCGGCCTGTCGGCCGGCGGCGCCATGACGTCCGTAGTTCTGGCCACGCACCCTGACGTGTTCGCCGGCGGCGCCATCGTCGCCGGTGTCCCCTATCGCTCCGCCAACGGCCTGCAGGAGGCGTTCGAGACCATCTTCCAGGGCAAGAGCCGTCCGGCCGAAGAGTGGGGCGACCTGGTGCGGAACGCCTCCCCCCACCGCGGCGCCTGGCCAAAGGTCTCGGTATGGCATGGGGATGCGGATGGCACCGTCAAGCCGGTCAACGCCGAGGAGATCATCAAGCAGTGGACCAATGTGCATGGGCTGAGGGCGGTGCCGACCGTGGAGACGATGATCGACGGCTGCCCGCGCCGCTTGTGGCGCAACGCCGAGGGTCACGACCTGGTCGAGGCAGTCACCGTGCCCGGCATGGCGCACGGGCAGGCGGTCAGTGCCGGCGGCCCGGAGGCCTGCGGCAACGCCGCGCCCTTCTTCCCTGACATGGGCGTGCCGTCCGCCAGCCACATCGCCCGCTTCTGGGGGCTCACGGACGCCGACCCGGCGACCCGCCGGCCGACCCGGCGCCCGTCCGCCAAACCGTCCGCGGATCCGGCGCCTCAGCCGGCGAAGCCTCGAGCTGATCCCGTGCCGGTCGCCGCAGCCAGCACCGCGACCGCCGGCGCCGGCGCCGGTGAGGATGCGCCACTGCACGCGGAGACGAACGAGCCGGCGGCGACCCCGCAGTCCGCGCCACCGCCAACGCTCGACCTGCAGGCGATCCTCACCAGATCGTTCCAAGGCACAAGCCGCCGGGAAGGTGCGGGTCCGCAAGCGGATTCCGCGGCCCATGCCGCCCCGTTCGGCGGGATCGATGTCCAAGACATAATCGCCAAGTCGTTCGAAGCGGCAGGCTTGCTCAAGGGCGAGCGCGGCGTTCGCCGGGGGAGACCCAGCGGTGCGCCGCTCGGCATCGACATTCCCGGCATCCTCGCGACCTCGTTCGAGGCCGCCGGCCTGCTCAAGGGCGCCCGCAGCAGCGCGGAGAGCCAGACAAGAGTGGCGGCCGACGCCGCGGCCCAACCCCCACAAGGCCCGAGCGGCTCCGGCTGGGAAGGCCGAGGCTGGGAGGCGCTGGCGGGCGAAGGCGGCCCGGCCGGCGGCGGTCCGCTGCTGTTCGGCCACGCGGTTTCGGGCGCCGGCAGCGAGGTCGGCAACCGGGTGCGGACCGTCTCGTGCAGGATGACCCTCGGCGATTCGCCCCGTCTCAGCTACGCCCGGCGGTTGGACCTGAACGCCGCGGTCAACATGTTCACGAAGGCGGCGTTCACCGTGCTCGTCGACGGTATCGTCGTCGACGAGGCGTCGGCGGTCGGCCTCGATTACGCCGAACCCGAATGGATCGAACAGGCCGAAGTCGATCTTGCCCGCTTCGCCGGCCGCACGGCGACGGTGAGCTTCGAAGTTTCAGCGCGCTCCAACGTCTACGCCGAAGTCTCGGCCAAAGCGTGGCTCCGCGACATCAAGGTGATCGACGCGGTCGCCGCCGGCGGAAACTGA
- a CDS encoding DUF1178 family protein, with translation MIVYDLQCRNGHTFEEWFSSGAESAEQMEAGAVACPKCGDSHVAKALSAPRINSGAAAPQPAGPCGLPACAPGGCAMMGGE, from the coding sequence ATGATCGTCTATGATTTGCAATGCCGGAACGGCCACACCTTCGAGGAATGGTTCTCCTCCGGCGCAGAGTCGGCCGAGCAGATGGAGGCTGGTGCGGTTGCCTGCCCCAAGTGCGGCGATTCCCATGTCGCCAAAGCGTTGTCCGCGCCGCGCATCAACAGCGGCGCAGCCGCGCCGCAACCGGCCGGCCCGTGCGGCCTTCCCGCCTGCGCGCCCGGCGGCTGCGCGATGATGGGTGGCGAGTAA
- a CDS encoding DUF423 domain-containing protein, whose translation MPLWLFLGSLNGLIAVGASAYGWHALASEPALQKMFEIASFNQMVHGLAMLTVAWLATGGNRVTRVLVHAAGACFLLGLVLFSGTLYWLVLADTLLIRGAAPVGGMLLMAGWLLLMIVAAVAALGGARTIHGGNIYEAGN comes from the coding sequence ATGCCTCTCTGGCTGTTTCTCGGAAGCCTCAACGGCCTGATCGCCGTCGGCGCCAGCGCCTATGGCTGGCACGCCTTGGCGAGCGAGCCCGCCCTGCAGAAGATGTTCGAGATCGCCTCGTTCAACCAGATGGTGCACGGGCTGGCGATGCTGACCGTGGCGTGGCTGGCGACGGGCGGAAACCGGGTAACCCGCGTCCTCGTCCACGCCGCAGGCGCCTGCTTCCTGCTCGGCCTCGTGCTGTTTTCCGGCACCCTCTACTGGCTCGTCCTCGCCGACACGCTGCTGATCCGCGGCGCCGCTCCCGTCGGCGGCATGCTGCTGATGGCCGGCTGGCTGCTGCTGATGATCGTCGCCGCTGTCGCCGCGCTCGGCGGCGCTCGCACCATCCACGGCGGCAACATATATGAGGCTGGGAACTGA
- the purE gene encoding 5-(carboxyamino)imidazole ribonucleotide mutase gives MTSEPVVGIIMGSPSDWPTMRHTADTLGKLGIGWEARVVSAHRTPQRLHDYASAAKGRGLKVIIAGAGLAAALPGSAAALTPLPVLGVPMEGKLMGGLDALLSIAQMPPGVPVGALGVGRPGAINAALLAAAILALADPPLADRLDAFRAEQTAAVPEHPDDAAA, from the coding sequence ATGACCAGCGAGCCTGTCGTCGGCATCATCATGGGCAGCCCGTCCGACTGGCCGACCATGCGCCATACTGCCGACACGCTTGGCAAGCTGGGCATCGGCTGGGAGGCGCGGGTGGTCTCCGCGCACCGCACTCCCCAGCGCCTGCACGACTACGCGAGCGCGGCAAAGGGGCGCGGCCTCAAGGTGATCATCGCCGGCGCCGGCTTGGCGGCGGCGCTGCCCGGATCGGCCGCAGCCCTGACACCCCTGCCGGTTCTCGGGGTGCCGATGGAGGGCAAGTTGATGGGCGGGCTGGACGCGCTCCTGTCCATCGCGCAGATGCCGCCCGGCGTACCGGTCGGCGCCCTTGGTGTCGGCCGTCCCGGCGCCATCAACGCGGCCCTTCTCGCGGCCGCCATCCTGGCGCTCGCCGATCCGCCGCTCGCCGACCGCCTCGACGCCTTCCGCGCCGAGCAAACCGCCGCCGTCCCCGAGCACCCGGATGACGCCGCGGCCTGA
- a CDS encoding DUF1015 domain-containing protein — protein sequence MPSKSPLSQRRSATSRPWPRNDGLRAVVNVTALLIKPFAALRPAPGRADEVVAPPYDVITTEEARARAAHRPWDFLHVSRPEIDLPAGADPHGDDAYAGAAAAFRRMQEEGVLIRDPEPAFYAYRITDGGHVQTGLGAAACVPAYADGRIRRHELTRPAKEQDRARQIAAVGAHTGPVFVVHRPNAVVSAALDAATARAPDADVALDGARHQVWAIEAAAAMSGLAQAFEAMARLYVADGHHRAAAAVRVHAARPAADRFLVVSFPADQVRILDYNRVVRDLKGMTPEAFVEAARARFDVEPCDHPVRPDRAGVFGMVVGGGWHRLASRSGASEAAGPLARLDVTRLTEDLLAPVLGIGDVRTDPRIDFVGGSRGLEALDSMVRSGDWAVAFSLHPTSLDDLMAVADAGEVMPPKSTWFDPKLADGLLSLPLD from the coding sequence ATGCCGAGCAAGAGTCCGCTCTCGCAGCGTCGCTCGGCGACCTCCCGGCCGTGGCCGCGGAATGACGGCCTCAGGGCGGTGGTCAACGTGACCGCGCTGCTGATCAAGCCCTTCGCCGCCCTGCGCCCGGCGCCCGGTCGCGCCGACGAGGTGGTTGCGCCGCCGTATGACGTTATCACCACCGAGGAGGCGCGGGCGCGCGCCGCGCATCGCCCATGGGATTTCCTCCACGTCTCCCGGCCGGAGATCGATCTCCCGGCGGGCGCCGATCCCCATGGCGACGACGCCTATGCCGGCGCGGCAGCAGCGTTTCGGCGCATGCAGGAGGAAGGCGTGCTGATCCGCGACCCGGAGCCCGCATTCTACGCCTACCGCATCACCGACGGCGGGCACGTGCAGACCGGCCTCGGCGCTGCCGCCTGCGTGCCGGCCTACGCCGATGGCCGCATCCGCCGCCACGAGTTGACGCGCCCGGCGAAGGAACAGGACCGTGCCCGACAGATCGCCGCCGTGGGCGCCCACACCGGCCCCGTGTTCGTGGTGCATCGTCCGAATGCGGTGGTCTCGGCGGCGCTGGACGCGGCGACCGCGCGGGCGCCGGATGCGGATGTCGCGCTGGATGGGGCCCGGCATCAGGTGTGGGCGATCGAAGCCGCGGCTGCGATGTCCGGTCTCGCTCAAGCGTTCGAGGCAATGGCGCGGCTTTACGTCGCCGATGGGCACCATCGCGCCGCCGCCGCGGTGCGTGTCCATGCCGCTCGCCCGGCGGCGGACCGGTTTCTCGTGGTCAGCTTTCCGGCCGACCAGGTGCGCATCCTCGACTACAACCGCGTTGTTCGCGACCTCAAGGGGATGACGCCCGAGGCGTTCGTTGAAGCGGCGCGGGCGCGCTTCGATGTGGAACCCTGCGACCACCCTGTCCGTCCCGACCGGGCCGGGGTGTTCGGCATGGTCGTCGGCGGCGGCTGGCATCGCCTCGCATCCCGCTCCGGCGCCAGCGAGGCGGCGGGGCCGCTGGCCCGTCTGGATGTCACTCGCCTCACCGAGGATCTGCTGGCGCCCGTTCTTGGGATCGGCGATGTGCGCACCGATCCGCGCATCGACTTCGTCGGCGGCAGCCGCGGCCTCGAAGCCCTGGACTCGATGGTCCGGTCGGGTGACTGGGCCGTTGCCTTCTCGCTTCATCCCACGTCGCTCGACGACCTCATGGCCGTCGCCGACGCCGGCGAGGTGATGCCCCCCAAGTCCACGTGGTTCGACCCCAAACTCGCCGACGGCCTCCTGTCGCTGCCGCTGGATTAG
- a CDS encoding demethoxyubiquinone hydroxylase family protein: MSGIAETTPRSGRLPGDLSRERLVDRIIRVDQAGEYGAVRIYEGQLSVLGRTRAGPVIRSMAVKEREHLATFNELIGKRRARPTALQPLWHVAGFALGAATALMGPKAAMACTVAVEDVIDEHYAKQVALLGEDEAELRGICQRFRDDELEHRDTAVAHGAAQSPAYRPLTALIKRGSRAAIWLSERI, encoded by the coding sequence ATGAGCGGGATTGCCGAAACGACGCCGAGGAGCGGCCGCCTGCCGGGGGATCTGAGCCGGGAGAGGCTGGTGGATCGGATCATCCGCGTCGATCAGGCCGGCGAATACGGGGCCGTGCGCATCTACGAGGGGCAGCTCAGCGTCCTCGGACGCACGCGGGCCGGGCCGGTCATCCGGAGCATGGCGGTGAAGGAGCGGGAGCACCTCGCCACCTTCAACGAACTGATTGGCAAACGGCGGGCGCGGCCGACGGCGCTGCAGCCGCTGTGGCATGTCGCCGGGTTCGCGCTGGGCGCCGCGACAGCCCTGATGGGGCCGAAGGCGGCGATGGCCTGTACGGTGGCGGTCGAGGACGTCATCGACGAGCATTACGCGAAGCAGGTCGCCCTACTGGGCGAAGACGAGGCGGAACTCCGCGGTATCTGCCAGCGCTTCCGCGACGACGAACTGGAGCACCGGGATACGGCCGTCGCGCACGGCGCCGCCCAATCCCCCGCCTACCGGCCGCTGACGGCGCTGATCAAGCGTGGCTCGCGCGCGGCAATCTGGCTGTCGGAGCGCATCTAG
- a CDS encoding molybdopterin molybdotransferase MoeA: MTQLSDDCFAFGATLMPLEDALALIDARVTTVVGAEPVRLRHAAGRILAEDVVAHHSVPPHDNAAVDGYAVRHADLANDAETRLRIAGRAAAGHPYAPPVGADDAVRIFTGAPMPAGADTVLMQEDCRADGDAVAIPPGIKLGANRRRAGEDVKAGGTVLTCGQRLRPQDVGLAAAVGRSDLTVYRPLRAAVFSTGDELSEPGDALPPGGICDSNRYALMAMLEGLGAIVTDLGILPDRYRDIRDALAMSAAGHDLVATSGGMSVGEEDHVKAAVQTLGSLHFWQLAIKPGRPIGLGQISGVPFVGLPGNPVAMMVTFMRIARPMILGLAGCTDRAPHVYTVSLGEAVKKKAGRREWMRARLRTAHDGSLVATRSARQGSGILSSLVQADGLIELSEDVTDLPAGAAADFLPFQELLR; encoded by the coding sequence ATGACCCAGTTGAGTGACGACTGCTTTGCGTTCGGCGCGACGCTAATGCCGCTCGAAGATGCGCTAGCGCTGATCGATGCGCGCGTCACGACGGTCGTCGGGGCGGAGCCGGTCCGGTTGCGCCATGCCGCCGGCCGCATTCTGGCGGAGGACGTCGTCGCTCATCACAGCGTCCCGCCCCACGACAACGCCGCTGTCGACGGCTACGCTGTGCGCCACGCCGATCTTGCCAACGACGCCGAGACGCGGCTCCGGATCGCTGGCCGCGCCGCCGCGGGTCATCCCTACGCGCCGCCGGTCGGCGCCGACGATGCGGTGCGCATCTTCACCGGCGCGCCGATGCCGGCCGGCGCCGACACGGTGTTGATGCAGGAGGACTGCCGGGCGGACGGCGACGCCGTGGCGATCCCGCCCGGTATCAAGCTCGGCGCCAACCGCCGTCGCGCCGGCGAGGACGTCAAGGCCGGCGGCACGGTGCTGACCTGCGGCCAGCGGCTGCGCCCCCAGGATGTCGGCCTCGCCGCGGCGGTCGGCCGGAGCGACCTCACCGTCTATCGCCCGCTGCGGGCGGCAGTGTTCTCCACCGGCGACGAACTGTCGGAGCCCGGCGACGCGCTGCCCCCCGGCGGCATCTGCGACTCCAACCGATACGCACTGATGGCGATGCTGGAGGGCCTCGGCGCCATCGTCACCGATCTCGGCATCCTCCCGGACCGGTATCGTGACATCCGCGACGCCCTCGCCATGTCCGCCGCCGGGCACGACCTTGTCGCCACCTCCGGCGGCATGTCGGTGGGCGAGGAGGATCACGTCAAGGCCGCCGTGCAGACGCTCGGCTCGCTTCATTTCTGGCAGTTGGCGATCAAGCCCGGGCGACCGATCGGGCTCGGCCAGATCAGCGGTGTCCCGTTCGTCGGCCTTCCCGGCAACCCGGTGGCGATGATGGTGACCTTCATGCGCATCGCGCGGCCGATGATCCTCGGCCTCGCCGGTTGCACTGACCGGGCACCGCACGTCTACACGGTTTCTCTTGGCGAAGCGGTGAAGAAAAAGGCCGGACGGCGCGAGTGGATGCGCGCCCGCCTCCGCACCGCGCACGACGGGAGCCTGGTTGCGACCCGATCCGCACGCCAAGGCTCCGGCATCCTGTCCTCCCTCGTACAGGCCGACGGGCTCATCGAGCTTTCCGAGGACGTAACCGACCTGCCAGCCGGCGCCGCGGCGGACTTTCTGCCGTTCCAGGAACTTCTCCGCTAA
- a CDS encoding TrpB-like pyridoxal phosphate-dependent enzyme: MKSTTNETTKYGLADDRLPRFWYNIAADLPQAMPPVLHPATRAPVGPHDLAPLFPMALIAQEVSTERDIEIPEPVREVYKLWRPTPLHRARRLEQALQTPARIYYKNEGVSPSGSHKPNTAVPQAFYNKAEGTRRLTTETGAGQWGTSLAFAGSVFGLDVDVYMVKVSFQQKPYRRAAMQAYGARCVASPSTETEAGRRVLEAHPDSTGSLGIAISEAVEMARQRDDTRYALGSVLNHVLLHQTVIGLEAIEQMAMAGDEPDILIGCTGGGSNFGGLVFPYLARQLRGGRTYRIIATEPTSCPTLTRGVYAYDYGDTAHLTPLMKMRTLGSGFMPPGIHAGGLRYHGMSPLLSHAMDLGLFEARALKQTDCFAAGVLFARAEGIIPAPEANHAVRAAIDEALACKRDGTAKTILFNLSGHGHFDMQAYADYFAGKLTDDAEQESALAASLGDLPAVAAE, from the coding sequence ATGAAGAGCACGACGAACGAGACGACCAAATACGGCTTGGCCGACGACCGCTTGCCGCGGTTCTGGTATAACATCGCGGCGGACCTGCCGCAGGCAATGCCGCCGGTGCTGCATCCGGCGACGCGTGCGCCGGTCGGCCCGCACGACCTTGCGCCGCTGTTCCCGATGGCGCTGATCGCCCAGGAGGTATCGACAGAGCGCGACATCGAGATCCCGGAGCCGGTCCGCGAGGTCTACAAGCTGTGGCGCCCGACCCCGCTCCATCGCGCCCGCCGTCTGGAGCAGGCTCTCCAGACGCCGGCGCGCATCTACTACAAGAACGAGGGCGTGAGCCCGTCTGGCAGCCACAAGCCCAACACCGCCGTCCCGCAGGCATTCTACAACAAGGCGGAGGGCACCCGCCGCCTCACCACTGAAACCGGCGCCGGCCAGTGGGGCACGTCACTGGCCTTTGCCGGCAGCGTGTTCGGCCTCGACGTCGACGTCTACATGGTCAAGGTTTCTTTTCAGCAGAAGCCGTATCGTCGCGCCGCCATGCAAGCATACGGGGCGCGCTGCGTCGCCAGCCCGAGCACGGAGACCGAGGCTGGTCGCCGCGTCCTGGAAGCGCATCCGGACTCTACCGGCAGCCTCGGGATCGCCATCTCCGAGGCGGTCGAGATGGCCCGCCAGCGGGACGATACCCGTTACGCGCTCGGCAGCGTCCTCAACCACGTGCTGCTGCACCAGACGGTGATCGGGCTCGAGGCAATCGAGCAGATGGCCATGGCTGGGGACGAGCCGGACATCCTCATCGGCTGCACCGGCGGCGGCAGCAACTTCGGCGGCCTGGTGTTCCCGTACCTCGCTCGGCAGCTCCGGGGCGGGCGCACTTACCGGATCATCGCCACTGAGCCGACCTCTTGCCCGACCTTGACCCGCGGTGTCTATGCCTACGATTACGGTGACACCGCCCACCTGACGCCGCTGATGAAGATGCGCACCCTTGGCTCCGGCTTCATGCCGCCCGGCATCCACGCCGGCGGGCTCCGCTATCACGGCATGTCGCCGCTTTTGAGCCATGCCATGGACCTCGGCCTGTTCGAGGCGCGCGCCCTCAAGCAGACGGACTGTTTCGCGGCCGGCGTGTTGTTTGCCCGCGCCGAAGGCATCATTCCGGCGCCCGAGGCCAACCACGCCGTGCGGGCGGCGATCGACGAAGCGCTGGCGTGTAAGCGGGACGGCACCGCCAAGACCATCCTCTTCAATCTCTCCGGCCACGGCCACTTTGACATGCAGGCCTACGCCGACTACTTCGCCGGCAAGCTGACCGACGATGCCGAGCAAGAGTCCGCTCTCGCAGCGTCGCTCGGCGACCTCCCGGCCGTGGCCGCGGAATGA